A stretch of Candidatus Bipolaricaulota bacterium DNA encodes these proteins:
- a CDS encoding NUDIX hydrolase gives MAKQTLPVIAGVKAFIKKDNKFLIVKAHINDDLYFWDLPGGKVDFGESPFDALRREVKEEVFLDVEIKEPLGIWWFFKEIDGGQVVCSTFLCIPTSTNIDITKNPGVDDIREFRWVTKQEFLTGDYKVSDESLMRLIAEMKL, from the coding sequence ATGGCTAAACAGACATTACCGGTAATCGCCGGTGTCAAAGCGTTTATAAAAAAAGACAATAAATTTTTAATAGTCAAAGCGCACATTAATGATGATTTATATTTTTGGGATTTGCCGGGCGGCAAAGTGGATTTCGGGGAGTCTCCTTTTGACGCGTTGAGAAGAGAGGTTAAAGAGGAAGTATTTCTTGATGTTGAAATCAAAGAGCCGCTCGGCATCTGGTGGTTTTTCAAGGAAATTGATGGCGGACAAGTGGTCTGCTCAACCTTTCTTTGCATTCCGACCTCCACTAATATTGATATTACTAAAAATCCCGGGGTTGATGATATCAGGGAATTTCGCTGGGTGACCAAGCAGGAATTTTTAACAGGGGATTATAAAGTTTCTGATGAGAGTTTGATGCGGTTGATTGCGGAGATGAAATTGTGA